CGCCTCGCCCGGCGAGGGAAGGCTGTACGATCTCCTGCTCCGAACGCGGAGGCACCCTCCCTCCGGCCGGGTGGTGCTCGTTGCGGTGGACGATGCCGCGTTTCAGGCCTTGGGGGGACGCAATCCCAGCCGCGCCGACATCGCCGCTGTCGTGGATCGCCTCTGGGCTTCGGGCGCCGCCCTGGTGGCGCTGGATTTTTTGTTCCTCGAGCCAAGAACGGAAGCCGAAGACGCGCTCCTGGAAGGCGCTCTCGCGCGCGCGGATTGCCTCCTGGCCTGCAGCCCCGGCAACGGTCTCTATCCCTTGGACCGGTTTCGGCGCCAGGCCGTCGGACTCGGCTCCATCGACCTCCTCTCCGATCCGGACGGCATCTTCCGCAAAATCCCCGCTCCGTACGTGGAGGCGCAGGAGGGCCGATTCAAGATCCGGCACCCGCCTCTCGCCCTGGCAAGCGCTCTTCTTTACTGGTTTCCCGAGGGACCGCCGGAGGTGAGGCTGGAAGGGAACACCCTGCACCTGGGAGAGAGGCGGTTCGCCACCGATGGCACGGGATGGTGGATCCCTTACCTCGGCGGTGAAGGAACCCTGCCGCGGATCCCCTTTCTGGAGGCGTTGAAGGGGTCAGGGCCCCTCCCCGCCTTGAAGGGCCGCATCGTCCTCGTGGGTTCCGCCCGCCCCAGCCAGCACGACTTTTTCTCCGTCCCCCTCCCCAGGCTTGCGGACCCGGGACAGACCTCCCTTTCGAGCCACACCATGGCGGGGGTCGAGGTCCATGGCCAGGCTCTGGAGGCCCTACTGGCCGGCCGGGAAATCGTACCCGTCCGCGGGCCATGGGCCTGGGCCCTTTTCGCCCTTCTGGCCGCCCTGGGCACGGTGCTCACATCCCTTGCCCTCCGGCCCGGCCCGGCCCTGGCCGTCTGGTTCCTGGTTTTCGCCT
This Acidobacteriota bacterium DNA region includes the following protein-coding sequences:
- a CDS encoding adenylate/guanylate cyclase domain-containing protein, with product MALAWPRFRRGGLILGGILTVLGALPLALGIASPGEGRLYDLLLRTRRHPPSGRVVLVAVDDAAFQALGGRNPSRADIAAVVDRLWASGAALVALDFLFLEPRTEAEDALLEGALARADCLLACSPGNGLYPLDRFRRQAVGLGSIDLLSDPDGIFRKIPAPYVEAQEGRFKIRHPPLALASALLYWFPEGPPEVRLEGNTLHLGERRFATDGTGWWIPYLGGEGTLPRIPFLEALKGSGPLPALKGRIVLVGSARPSQHDFFSVPLPRLADPGQTSLSSHTMAGVEVHGQALEALLAGREIVPVRGPWAWALFALLAALGTVLTSLALRPGPALAVWFLVFASLAWGAIAAVRAGRPLPILGLALCALLFAGGSFAYHRARDYSERRAVEGLFSRYVSPNIARTLLRNPGVVQLGGRRKDLTILFSDIRGFTRLSEDLPPERVCLLLSEYFNEMTEVLFAFDGTLDKFIGDAILAFFGDPLTQPDHPARALACAVAMQERARALRERFSREGKPPLHIGIAVTSGPVVVGNNGSRNNFAYTVIGDTVNLASRLQGLAVSDDVIVPAGLAARIPELYETYEVEPLDPVRVKGKSEEIPILRVRGRRSSGSDPAQTHGGVP